One window from the genome of Deltaproteobacteria bacterium encodes:
- a CDS encoding response regulator, whose translation MHVDRPLRILVAEDNIHNEELYRLFLARTDIEAEYAKNGLLAVEAFGRGGFDLVVLDMQMPVLDGMAAARRMRAMERETGRGRTPLILLSAQDVKTLRQEDAELFEAILSKPIGRSEFLGAIVAQAKGAACPYPDRDRGQATDEAIRSMAPGFLEALADRALDMRMLAERGQHGELARLAHMIAGSAGSYGFPAIAALARAVESLAVERSPEAIKKVLALVELVESEREKLPDRDKEKANAG comes from the coding sequence GTGCATGTCGACAGGCCATTGCGTATCCTGGTGGCCGAGGACAACATCCACAACGAGGAATTGTACCGGCTTTTCCTGGCCAGGACGGACATCGAAGCCGAATACGCCAAAAATGGTCTCCTGGCCGTGGAGGCTTTTGGCCGCGGCGGTTTTGATTTGGTCGTGCTGGACATGCAGATGCCCGTTCTGGACGGCATGGCCGCGGCCAGAAGAATGCGGGCCATGGAACGGGAGACGGGCCGGGGCCGGACGCCCCTGATTCTTCTTTCGGCCCAGGACGTGAAAACCCTGAGACAAGAGGATGCCGAGCTTTTCGAGGCCATCCTGTCCAAGCCCATCGGGCGATCGGAATTCTTGGGGGCCATCGTGGCCCAGGCCAAGGGGGCGGCTTGCCCCTACCCGGATCGCGACAGGGGCCAAGCCACGGACGAGGCCATCCGATCCATGGCTCCGGGTTTTCTGGAGGCTCTGGCCGATCGGGCTCTGGACATGCGGATGCTTGCCGAACGCGGCCAACACGGAGAATTGGCCCGGCTGGCCCACATGATTGCTGGGAGCGCAGGCAGCTACGGATTCCCGGCCATCGCGGCCCTGGCCCGGGCGGTTGAATCCCTGGCCGTGGAGCGATCCCCTGAGGCCATCAAAAAGGTCCTGGCCCTTGTTGAACTGGTGGAGTCGGAACGGGAAAAACTGCCTGACCGGGACAAGGAGAAGGCCAATGCGGGATGA